Genomic DNA from Hymenobacter jejuensis:
GCCCATCATGCCGCCTAAGCCGCCGGAGCCGCGACCGCCGCCCATCACGCGCGAAATCACCATCGGGGCGACAACGCCGAGCAGACCCGCCATCAGTGCACCTTTTGGAATGCCTACGCTGTCGAGCTTGCTGCCAATGCTGTTCAGAAAGCCTTGTTTGCCAGGATCATTGGGATCGTGTGGCACCGAGGCCGCTTGGTCTACGACTGTTTCCAGGGCTTGCTTTTGCTCTTGGTTGATGCCGAGGTAAGCCGAGATCTTGTTGACCATCGCTTCTTCATCGTTGGAGTAAGCTCCGTCGGCCCGCGCAAAGCTGATCAGGTCGGTGACCAGCGAAAAACGCAGGTCGCTGCTTTTCAGCGCATCCAGGTTTTGCTTAATGCTTTCGTTGCTCGAATCTTTAGCGGCAGCCAGTACCTGCTGCGTTGCCCCACCCGACAGGCCGGCAGTGTGGGCTAATTGCTGCAGGAATTCTACTTCGGGG
This window encodes:
- a CDS encoding TerB family tellurite resistance protein, which codes for MNDTQLLQNYSDQEKAAYLSVIASLASADREASAPEVEFLQQLAHTAGLSGGATQQVLAAAKDSSNESIKQNLDALKSSDLRFSLVTDLISFARADGAYSNDEEAMVNKISAYLGINQEQKQALETVVDQAASVPHDPNDPGKQGFLNSIGSKLDSVGIPKGALMAGLLGVVAPMVISRVMGGGRGSGGLGGMMGGSGSMGGLLGGAMGSATGGGSMGGLLGGLLGGGLLSSVLGGGGQSSGQYSDLPAQGSHVGSGGLGSLTSILGGLGGQPNSAPRSAGGGGLGSLLGGGMGSLLGGLLGR